CAGGCCTCGATCGTCACGTCCTGGAAGTCGGGCGTGTCCTCGATGGCGTCGCGAAGGACCGCCAACGCCTGCTGGCGCGCCTTGGGGTCCAGCCTCGCGGGTTTGGCCGTGGGCTCCATGCGCTCGCTATCGACCGAGGGAGGTTAAAGGTTCTTGCAGACGCGACCGCGAGGGGTTCCCGGCAACTCCGTACCGTCGTGCCATCCACCAAGCCAGCGCAAGCGAGGCGGCGGTGAGCGCAATCGTGACCGGGATGAGCACGTCGAAGTCCCGGCACGGGACCGTGATGGGACGTGTCCCGACGCAGCCCGCGTATTCGAAACCTGGGAAACCGTAGTCCATGGCGTCCGAGAACGCAAACCAGCCGGCGACGGCAAGCCAGCCCCACCGAAGGTGCCTCATTCCTCGCACGAGTACGAACGCCTCGGCGGCCATGCCAAGATGCAGCCAGAAGAGGTAGAAGTTGAGATTGAGGAGGGGCTCGTCGAAGATGCGGAATTCGGGCCCGTAATACAAGAGCACGAAGGCCGTCCAGAGGCCCACCTTGACGTTTGCGACAAACGCGAACGCGTCGATCCAGCGGTTCTGGCGACCTGCTAGCGCCAGGAGGAGAGCGGCGACGATCAGCAGGACGGCAAGCGGGCTATCGGGAACCAGCGGCCACAAGTATGGTGGCGTAAGGACAAACTGACGCCCGTAATAGTAGAATCCGTAGGCGACGCCCAGCAGGTTCGCGACGAGGAGGATAAGGATCCAGCCGCGCTCGCGGCGAAAGCCGCCAAGCCATTCAAGTAGGCTTGATAAAGAGGCCGCAAATGGGCTGGGCACTCGGGCGCAAGCCCCGATATATGCATTAAGTTTATCGGCGGCAAATCGGTTTATACTCAGAAGCCGCTATTTTAGGAGAGGTGGATATGTCAAGGTTCTTGGGGGATATCTCCCGGCTAACGATTCACGAGCCGGGTCGAGCCACTGTTCTCTGTGCCGTGGAAGCCATTCCGTCGAAGAATCGGCTGAACATCCACAGCACGGAGCTTTTGG
The sequence above is drawn from the Candidatus Thermoplasmatota archaeon genome and encodes:
- a CDS encoding DUF1405 domain-containing protein, whose translation is MPSPFAASLSSLLEWLGGFRRERGWILILLVANLLGVAYGFYYYGRQFVLTPPYLWPLVPDSPLAVLLIVAALLLALAGRQNRWIDAFAFVANVKVGLWTAFVLLYYGPEFRIFDEPLLNLNFYLFWLHLGMAAEAFVLVRGMRHLRWGWLAVAGWFAFSDAMDYGFPGFEYAGCVGTRPITVPCRDFDVLIPVTIALTAASLALAWWMARRYGVAGNPSRSRLQEPLTSLGR